The genomic window CTCCAGGCCCTGGGTGGGGATCTTCCAGAGTTGCAGCGGGTCGAACAACGCGACCGCGATGGTGATGGCGACGTTGTGCCACAGGTAGATGGTCACCGCCCGGTTGTTGACCATCGACACGAACCCGTCCAGCGGGCGGGCGCGGGCCAGCCAGCCCATCGACGGTGACCAGCGCAGCAACAGCAGGACGAAGCCGATCGCGTAGATCGAGTACGCCACCGGAATGCTGGTGAGGTCCATACGCTCGTCGACCGGGTGAGTGTAGGCCCAGCTCAGCGCCCCGCCCACACACGCCGCGCCGAGGGTGAGCACCGCGGCCGGATGCAGCTTGGCCAGGTCACCCTCGCGGTGGGCCATGCCGAGGACCCAGCAGGACGCGTACGCCAGCACGTTCTGCAGCACCCAGCCGGCGGTCTCACCGAAGATGTCCGGGTGGAACGACAGCGCCACCAGACCGGCCAGCGGCAGCAGCACGATCACCAGGTGTGCCCGCCGATAAAGAGCGAGGAGCAACGGCGAGAGCAGGACCAGCCACAGGTACGTCACCAGGTACCACAGCACACCCGCGGCGGAGTACCCGAACTCGCTCGACGGCGGGTCCGCGATCGGCACGATCCACAGCAGCAGCCGTGGCCACGAAGGATGGTCGGGCCAACCGTGGTGCAGCATCAACGGCACCAGGATCAGGCCCATCGCCCACAGTGCGGGCAGCAGCCGCCGGATCCGGTTGCGCAC from Actinoplanes derwentensis includes these protein-coding regions:
- a CDS encoding acyltransferase family protein: MQPNRDRYFDALRALAIIRVVLFHAFPFATLELIFPSMGVMFALGGSLMVKSLDRSAVGAVRNRIRRLLPALWAMGLILVPLMLHHGWPDHPSWPRLLLWIVPIADPPSSEFGYSAAGVLWYLVTYLWLVLLSPLLLALYRRAHLVIVLLPLAGLVALSFHPDIFGETAGWVLQNVLAYASCWVLGMAHREGDLAKLHPAAVLTLGAACVGGALSWAYTHPVDERMDLTSIPVAYSIYAIGFVLLLLRWSPSMGWLARARPLDGFVSMVNNRAVTIYLWHNVAITIAVALFDPLQLWKIPTQGLEYAADFSIAMLLLAVAVLSLGWVEDVAARRRPRLSPFVKRVPALPSGPARGVAVVPGYHS